A portion of the Pseudomonas synxantha BG33R genome contains these proteins:
- a CDS encoding fatty acid desaturase, translated as MANYLDLTHRREIEALATTFAARTEWPTWLLLIGVYAGWFAVILGSQWLGLLLSTLLLIPIVTLWLSVQHELLHGHPTRSLLLNKLLGYAPFAVWFPYTLYRDSHLLHHNDDDLTLPGIDPESRYLNQQQWDNSSLFERGVHWLTKTVLGRFLLAAPLAIGRLARHEFQRLPQAWPMWLAHGAITVLMLSFIACYSALAVWHYLLLVSVPALSLASIRSYYEHRPHLQPEQRTVLNEASWPWSWLFLNNNLHLVHHDLPKLPWYLLPTVYRARREQWLMRSGGFLVQGYGQLISRHGFKAIDSPRHPFA; from the coding sequence ATGGCCAACTACCTTGATCTGACCCACCGCCGGGAAATCGAAGCCCTGGCGACGACCTTTGCCGCAAGAACCGAATGGCCGACCTGGTTGCTGTTGATCGGTGTATATGCCGGTTGGTTCGCCGTGATCCTTGGCAGCCAGTGGCTAGGCCTGTTGCTGAGCACACTGTTGCTGATCCCGATCGTCACGCTGTGGCTGTCGGTGCAACACGAACTGCTCCACGGCCACCCGACCCGTTCGTTGTTGCTCAATAAACTCCTCGGCTATGCCCCTTTCGCGGTGTGGTTTCCCTACACGCTGTACCGCGACAGCCACCTGTTGCACCACAACGACGACGACCTGACCCTACCGGGCATCGACCCTGAAAGCCGCTACCTCAATCAGCAGCAATGGGACAACAGCTCGCTGTTCGAACGTGGCGTGCATTGGTTGACCAAGACCGTGCTTGGCCGCTTCCTGCTGGCTGCGCCGTTGGCCATTGGCCGGTTGGCCCGTCACGAGTTTCAACGCCTGCCCCAGGCATGGCCGATGTGGCTGGCCCACGGCGCCATCACTGTGCTGATGCTGAGTTTCATAGCCTGCTACAGCGCGCTTGCGGTGTGGCATTACTTGCTGCTGGTGAGTGTGCCGGCCTTGTCCCTGGCGTCGATCCGTTCCTACTATGAACACCGCCCACACCTGCAACCGGAGCAGCGCACCGTACTCAACGAAGCGTCCTGGCCATGGTCCTGGTTATTTCTCAACAACAACTTGCACCTGGTGCACCACGACTTGCCGAAACTGCCCTGGTACTTGCTGCCCACGGTCTACCGCGCCCGGCGCGAGCAATGGCTGATGCGTAGCGGCGGCTTCCTGGTGCAAGGCTACGGCCAGTTGATCAGCCGTCACGGCTTCAAGGCTATCGATAGTCCCCGGCATCCTTTTGCGTGA
- a CDS encoding GNAT family N-acetyltransferase, with translation MPDLHIETLAEPLWPLLNKFYRSHNSSMRALKGGRLWVARDGEIVAGLCLSPVVGGQWLTGVFVDPAYRGQGLAARLIEQAVAGVEGTVWLLCHPDLEGLYQRMGFSQDTLLPQSLSERLVRYKRNKPMIAMGFSVT, from the coding sequence ATGCCCGACCTGCACATCGAAACGCTGGCAGAGCCCCTCTGGCCACTGCTGAACAAGTTTTACCGCAGCCACAACTCTTCGATGAGGGCCCTCAAGGGCGGCCGTTTGTGGGTAGCTCGCGACGGCGAGATCGTGGCCGGCTTGTGCTTGAGCCCGGTGGTGGGTGGGCAGTGGCTGACGGGGGTGTTTGTCGACCCGGCCTATCGCGGCCAGGGGTTGGCGGCACGCTTGATTGAGCAGGCGGTAGCCGGAGTGGAGGGTACGGTGTGGCTGCTGTGCCATCCGGATCTGGAGGGGTTGTATCAGCGTATGGGGTTCAGTCAGGACACGCTGCTGCCGCAGTCCCTCAGCGAGCGGTTGGTGCGCTACAAACGGAACAAGCCGATGATTGCGATGGGGTTCTCAGTCACCTGA
- a CDS encoding sigma-70 family RNA polymerase sigma factor → MSGADTAHSDYVGTLFRSHYAWLCSRLHGHLKSRAHAEDIAADAFAQLLGASGLAPILQPRALLTTIAQRLIYQLWRRRDLERAYLDCLDYDETASTLSAEDLAQQLETLQTIDQLLDRLPAKVKSTFLLSRLHGLTYPEIAAELGISQRSVSDYMARAVNRF, encoded by the coding sequence ATGTCCGGCGCCGACACTGCTCACAGCGACTACGTGGGCACATTGTTCCGCAGTCATTACGCGTGGCTGTGCAGCCGCTTGCACGGCCATCTCAAATCGCGTGCACACGCCGAAGACATCGCCGCCGACGCCTTCGCCCAGCTCCTGGGTGCTTCCGGCTTAGCGCCGATCCTTCAGCCCCGCGCCTTGCTGACCACCATTGCCCAGCGCCTGATCTACCAGCTTTGGCGTCGCCGTGACCTGGAGCGCGCCTATCTCGACTGCCTGGATTACGACGAAACCGCCAGCACGCTCTCTGCGGAAGACCTGGCGCAACAGCTCGAAACCTTGCAGACCATCGACCAGTTGCTCGATCGCCTGCCGGCCAAGGTCAAGTCGACCTTTTTACTCTCGCGCCTCCATGGTCTGACTTACCCCGAGATCGCCGCCGAATTGGGGATATCCCAGCGTTCGGTCAGCGACTACATGGCCCGCGCCGTCAACCGATTCTGA
- a CDS encoding LacI family DNA-binding transcriptional regulator, with product MMTSKNDKNTRTTGRPTLNEVARLAGVSPITASRALRGISTVATDLVEKVQQAAAELSYVVNPAARALASAQSQSVVVLVPSLSNLLFIETLEAIHQVLRPKGFEVLIGNSHYSRDEEENLLRNYMAYQPRGLLLTGFDRTESARRMVEASNVPCVYMMDLDPNAGVNCVGFSQLAAGETAAAHLLSRGRKRLAYIGAQLDQRTLLRGEGFRRALQQAGMYDPALELLTPRPSSVGLGGELFLQLLAAHPDVDAIFFGNDDLAQGALLEALRHGIKVPERVAVLGFNDLPASAFMVPRLSSISTPREAIGRRAAEHLLTIMAGNKIAKPVVDMGFELQVREST from the coding sequence CTGATGACCTCCAAGAACGATAAAAATACCCGCACGACGGGCCGCCCTACCCTTAATGAAGTTGCACGCCTGGCCGGGGTCAGCCCAATCACCGCCTCCCGCGCCCTGCGCGGTATCAGCACCGTGGCCACCGACCTGGTGGAAAAAGTCCAGCAGGCCGCCGCCGAGCTCAGCTACGTGGTCAACCCCGCCGCCCGTGCCCTGGCGTCGGCCCAGAGCCAATCGGTGGTGGTGCTGGTGCCGTCGCTGTCCAACCTGTTGTTTATCGAAACACTGGAAGCCATCCATCAGGTACTGCGGCCCAAGGGCTTTGAAGTGCTGATCGGCAACTCCCATTATTCGCGCGATGAAGAAGAAAACCTGCTGCGCAACTACATGGCCTACCAGCCACGGGGTTTGCTGCTGACCGGGTTCGACCGCACCGAAAGCGCGCGACGAATGGTCGAGGCCAGCAATGTGCCGTGCGTGTACATGATGGATCTGGACCCCAATGCCGGGGTGAACTGCGTGGGCTTCTCACAGTTGGCCGCAGGCGAAACGGCGGCGGCGCATTTGCTGTCCCGTGGGCGCAAGCGCCTGGCCTACATCGGCGCGCAGTTGGATCAGCGCACGTTGTTGCGCGGTGAAGGTTTCCGCCGCGCCTTGCAGCAGGCGGGCATGTACGACCCGGCGCTGGAGCTTTTGACACCCCGCCCCTCCTCCGTGGGCCTGGGCGGCGAACTGTTCCTGCAATTGCTGGCAGCGCATCCGGATGTGGATGCGATCTTCTTCGGCAACGACGACCTGGCCCAGGGCGCCCTGCTCGAAGCCCTGCGCCACGGCATCAAGGTGCCGGAGCGTGTCGCGGTGCTGGGCTTCAACGACTTGCCCGCGTCGGCATTCATGGTGCCGCGTTTGAGCAGCATCAGCACTCCCCGGGAAGCCATCGGTCGACGAGCTGCGGAGCATTTGCTGACGATCATGGCGGGCAACAAGATTGCCAAACCGGTGGTGGATATGGGGTTTGAGTTGCAGGTGCGGGAGAGTACGTAG
- a CDS encoding methyl-accepting chemotaxis protein encodes MKFASDITDQVTTLRTAADSAHATSVQNDACARKGSQVVQQTVQIIEAISSDLNQAAHSIDAVNKQSDIIGAIVQTIRSIAEQTNMLALNAAIEAARAGEHGRGFAVVADEVRSLAARTSQATVEIVDVVRKNHDLSLSAVTSMQSSLSRTGLGVELANEAGQVILEIQEGSRHVVDAISQFNSTLQLQ; translated from the coding sequence GTGAAATTTGCCAGCGACATCACCGACCAGGTCACCACCCTGCGCACCGCCGCCGATTCGGCCCACGCCACCTCCGTACAAAACGACGCCTGCGCCCGCAAGGGCTCGCAGGTGGTGCAGCAAACGGTACAGATCATCGAGGCCATCTCCAGCGACTTGAACCAGGCTGCCCACAGCATCGATGCGGTCAACAAACAGTCCGACATCATCGGTGCCATCGTGCAGACTATCCGCAGCATTGCCGAACAAACCAATATGCTGGCGCTCAACGCCGCGATTGAGGCGGCGCGAGCCGGTGAGCATGGACGTGGGTTCGCAGTGGTGGCCGATGAAGTGCGCAGCCTAGCGGCACGCACCAGCCAGGCGACGGTAGAGATAGTGGATGTGGTGCGCAAGAACCACGACCTGTCACTGAGTGCGGTGACGAGCATGCAGTCGAGCTTGAGCCGTACGGGGCTAGGGGTGGAGCTGGCCAATGAAGCGGGGCAGGTGATCCTGGAGATACAGGAAGGCTCGCGGCATGTGGTGGATGCAATCAGTCAGTTCAACTCGACGCTGCAACTGCAATAG
- a CDS encoding GntP family permease → MFGMSHESYLLLDAVVTIIGLIVLITKFKVHPFIALIIAAGFLGLTSGMPVDKIIKAFQDGFGGVLGFVGIILALGTMLGKMMAESGGADQIAQTLIRAFGKEKVQWAMMFAAFLVGIPLFFEIGFVLLIPLVFIVARRTGVSLIKIGIPLLAGLSAVHGLVPPHPGPLLAIGVFGADIGKTILYGLIVALPTAIIAGPIFGTFIAKYIPGNPSQELVDQLARETDNKSLPSFGITLVTVLLPVFLMLLKTFADIAFAEGNVVRNWMDMIGHPITALLLALLLSLYTFGHRQGIHSKQILKLLDASLAPTAAIILIIGAGGGFKQMLVTSGVGDVIGHMAVNAQINPILLAWLVAAVIRIATGSATVATITGAGIVVPVVGMIPGVNRELLVLATGAGSLILSHVNDAGFWLVKQYFNMTVAETFKTWTAMETILSIVALIFIMLLSLVV, encoded by the coding sequence ATGTTTGGCATGTCCCACGAGTCTTACCTGCTGCTAGATGCAGTAGTCACTATCATCGGGTTGATCGTTCTGATCACCAAGTTCAAGGTGCACCCGTTCATTGCACTGATCATCGCGGCCGGTTTCCTCGGCCTGACCTCGGGCATGCCCGTGGACAAGATCATCAAGGCGTTCCAGGACGGTTTCGGCGGCGTGCTCGGCTTTGTCGGCATTATCCTCGCGCTGGGCACGATGCTCGGCAAGATGATGGCCGAATCCGGCGGTGCCGATCAGATCGCCCAGACCCTGATCCGCGCCTTCGGCAAAGAGAAGGTCCAGTGGGCCATGATGTTCGCCGCGTTCCTGGTGGGCATTCCGCTGTTCTTCGAGATCGGCTTTGTGTTGCTGATCCCGCTGGTGTTTATCGTGGCACGGCGTACCGGCGTGTCGCTGATCAAGATCGGCATCCCGCTGCTGGCCGGCCTGTCGGCGGTACACGGCCTGGTGCCACCGCACCCGGGCCCGCTGCTGGCGATCGGCGTATTTGGCGCAGATATCGGCAAAACCATTCTTTACGGCCTGATTGTCGCATTGCCGACCGCCATCATCGCCGGCCCGATCTTCGGTACGTTTATCGCCAAGTACATTCCGGGCAACCCGTCCCAGGAACTGGTGGATCAACTGGCCCGCGAGACGGATAACAAGTCGCTGCCAAGCTTTGGCATCACCCTGGTCACCGTGCTCTTGCCGGTGTTCCTGATGCTGCTCAAAACCTTCGCCGACATCGCCTTTGCCGAAGGCAACGTGGTGCGCAACTGGATGGACATGATCGGTCACCCGATCACCGCCTTGCTGCTGGCATTGCTGCTGTCGCTGTACACCTTTGGCCATCGCCAGGGCATCCATTCCAAGCAGATCCTCAAGCTGCTCGACGCCAGCCTGGCGCCGACCGCCGCGATCATCCTGATCATCGGTGCCGGTGGTGGCTTCAAGCAGATGCTGGTGACCAGCGGCGTGGGTGACGTGATCGGCCATATGGCAGTGAACGCACAGATCAACCCGATCCTGCTGGCGTGGCTGGTGGCGGCGGTGATTCGTATCGCCACCGGTTCAGCGACGGTCGCGACCATTACCGGTGCAGGCATTGTGGTGCCGGTGGTCGGCATGATCCCGGGCGTCAACCGCGAGTTGCTGGTGCTGGCGACGGGCGCGGGTTCGTTGATCCTGTCGCACGTCAACGATGCCGGGTTCTGGCTGGTCAAGCAGTACTTCAACATGACCGTGGCCGAGACGTTCAAGACCTGGACGGCGATGGAGACCATCCTGTCGATCGTGGCGCTGATCTTCATCATGTTGCTGTCGTTGGTGGTGTAA
- a CDS encoding NAD-dependent epimerase/dehydratase family protein, with protein sequence MNGLNVLLTGACGRIGKTFFQASQDRYRFTLTDRIAPDFDLGEHRFVHADLSDKSSLATLLEGIDVIVHLSGIPHASASFDELLPNNILATTYLFEAAVAAGVQRLVFASSAQTIEGYPVDRQITPGMPVMPANLYGVSKCYGEALCGYYAAKTPLSTIALRIGAFEFPETHDLNNARDLSAWLSPRDAVQLLQRSVEVEGVKHLIAHGISNNRFKRLDLSETTRVLGYLPQDDAFQAFQIPITY encoded by the coding sequence GTGAACGGACTCAACGTACTACTCACCGGCGCCTGCGGCAGAATCGGCAAGACATTTTTCCAGGCCTCGCAAGACCGCTACCGCTTCACGCTCACTGACCGCATCGCGCCGGACTTCGACTTGGGTGAACACCGCTTCGTACACGCCGACCTCAGCGATAAATCCAGCCTGGCGACCCTGCTCGAAGGCATCGACGTTATCGTGCATCTGTCGGGCATCCCCCATGCCAGCGCCTCGTTCGACGAGCTGCTGCCCAATAACATCCTCGCCACCACCTACCTGTTCGAAGCCGCCGTGGCCGCGGGCGTGCAGCGCCTGGTATTTGCCAGCAGCGCACAAACCATCGAAGGCTACCCGGTGGATCGCCAGATCACCCCCGGTATGCCGGTGATGCCCGCCAACCTGTACGGCGTGAGCAAATGCTACGGCGAGGCACTGTGTGGCTACTACGCAGCCAAGACGCCGCTGTCGACCATCGCCCTGCGCATCGGCGCTTTTGAATTCCCCGAAACCCACGACCTGAACAACGCCCGCGACCTCAGCGCCTGGCTCAGCCCACGGGATGCAGTGCAATTGCTGCAACGTTCGGTCGAGGTTGAGGGCGTGAAGCACTTGATCGCCCATGGTATTTCCAATAACCGCTTCAAGCGTCTGGACCTGAGCGAAACCACGCGAGTGTTGGGCTACCTTCCGCAAGATGATGCCTTTCAAGCATTCCAGATCCCCATCACCTACTGA
- a CDS encoding phosphate/phosphite/phosphonate ABC transporter substrate-binding protein, with amino-acid sequence MSDHYAELLMYVAPEPIQQANQQWLTRILERLGVQRLNADHLDLPGLWLAPELLVTQTCGYPLMTQLRGQVSVIGRPRYELPHSSHGQHCSLLLTRDDNPRQTLAQFYNSRGVINGHDSNSGMNLLRERLAPLHRDGRFFASVAISGAHRESLRWLREDRADLAAIDSVTYDYLARFAPQEVAGLRIITRSAPSPTLPYIGPLGMSDKQVAEIRQAMNQALLALPEIAQTLGVQTVLPASEDDYYVLLDYQQQAANAGYVKIQ; translated from the coding sequence ATGAGTGACCACTACGCCGAACTGCTGATGTATGTCGCGCCCGAACCTATCCAGCAGGCCAACCAGCAGTGGCTGACGCGCATCCTCGAACGCCTGGGCGTGCAGCGGCTCAATGCCGATCACCTTGACCTGCCCGGCCTATGGCTCGCGCCCGAGTTGCTCGTGACCCAAACCTGTGGCTATCCACTGATGACCCAACTGCGCGGCCAGGTCAGCGTGATCGGCCGCCCGCGCTATGAACTGCCCCACAGCAGCCACGGGCAACATTGCAGCCTGCTGCTGACTCGCGACGACAACCCACGCCAGACCCTGGCACAGTTCTACAACAGCCGCGGCGTGATCAACGGCCACGACTCCAACAGTGGCATGAACCTGCTGCGTGAGCGTCTGGCGCCGCTGCACCGCGATGGGCGTTTCTTCGCCTCTGTTGCCATCAGCGGCGCTCACCGCGAGAGCCTGCGCTGGCTGCGCGAAGACCGTGCCGACCTCGCTGCCATCGACAGTGTGACCTACGACTACCTTGCCCGTTTTGCCCCACAGGAAGTGGCGGGGCTGCGCATCATCACCCGCAGCGCGCCGAGCCCGACCTTGCCCTACATCGGCCCGCTGGGCATGAGTGACAAGCAGGTGGCCGAGATTCGCCAGGCAATGAATCAGGCGTTGCTGGCGTTACCGGAGATTGCCCAGACACTGGGCGTGCAGACCGTGCTGCCGGCCAGTGAAGACGACTACTACGTGCTGCTGGACTACCAGCAACAGGCAGCAAATGCTGGCTACGTGAAAATTCAATAA
- a CDS encoding gluconokinase produces MSQPVTALVIMGVSGCGKSSVSEALCRLNGATAIEGDSFHPAANIEKMSAGHPLNDDDRAGWLDILCDELRRSLTAGEHPVLTCSALKKKYRDHLREAAPGLGFVFLELTREVAADRVSHRPGHFMPASLIDSQFATLESPKGEPLTLALNASEDSVEELAEQTNAWWRKHGFEPTH; encoded by the coding sequence ATGAGTCAACCTGTTACCGCCCTGGTCATCATGGGTGTTTCCGGCTGTGGCAAGTCCAGCGTCAGCGAAGCCCTGTGCCGCCTGAACGGCGCCACTGCCATTGAAGGCGACAGCTTTCACCCCGCCGCCAACATCGAAAAGATGAGCGCCGGCCACCCCCTTAACGACGACGACCGCGCCGGCTGGCTCGACATCCTGTGCGATGAACTGCGCCGGTCGCTCACAGCGGGCGAGCATCCTGTGCTCACCTGTTCAGCCCTGAAAAAGAAATACCGCGACCACTTGCGCGAAGCCGCGCCGGGCCTGGGCTTTGTGTTCCTGGAGCTGACCCGCGAAGTGGCCGCCGACCGCGTGTCCCACCGCCCCGGCCATTTCATGCCGGCAAGCCTGATCGACAGCCAGTTCGCCACCCTCGAATCGCCCAAGGGCGAACCGCTGACCCTGGCCCTCAATGCCAGTGAAGACAGCGTTGAGGAGCTGGCCGAGCAGACCAACGCCTGGTGGCGCAAGCACGGCTTTGAACCTACTCATTAA
- a CDS encoding ABC transporter substrate-binding protein: protein MKKLKNLLGSSLLALTALAQPAMATEAGKPIHFGDITWESGSLITELLRLIVEKGYDLPTDTLPGSTVSLEAALAKDDIQVIGEEWAGRSPAWVKAEGEGKVFGLGDTVKGATEGWWVPEYVIKGDAERGIKPLAPDLKSVADLARYKDVFRDPEDPSRGRFLNSPTGWTSEIVNSQKLKAYGLTDSFVNFRTGSGAALDAEVASSIRRGKPVLFYYWSPTPLLGRFKLVKLEEPAFNAEAWKTLADANHPHPIGTRSLPAHLAIGVSAPFKAQYPQLVAFFEKVDLPIDLLNTTLARMSEKRQPPRQVALAFLKEQPQVWQPWVPADVAAKVKAGL, encoded by the coding sequence ATGAAAAAACTGAAAAACCTGCTGGGTAGTTCGCTGCTGGCACTTACCGCCCTGGCCCAGCCGGCAATGGCCACCGAAGCCGGCAAACCCATCCACTTCGGCGATATCACTTGGGAAAGCGGCAGCCTGATCACCGAGCTGCTGCGCCTGATCGTCGAGAAGGGCTACGATCTGCCCACCGACACTTTGCCCGGCAGTACCGTGAGCCTGGAGGCGGCTCTGGCCAAGGACGATATCCAGGTGATCGGCGAAGAGTGGGCCGGGCGTAGTCCGGCGTGGGTCAAGGCTGAAGGTGAAGGCAAAGTGTTCGGTCTGGGTGACACGGTCAAAGGCGCCACCGAAGGCTGGTGGGTGCCCGAATACGTGATCAAGGGCGACGCCGAGCGCGGTATCAAGCCGCTGGCGCCGGACCTCAAGTCGGTGGCCGACCTGGCGCGCTATAAGGACGTGTTTCGCGACCCCGAAGACCCAAGCCGTGGACGTTTCCTCAACAGCCCCACCGGCTGGACTTCGGAGATCGTCAACAGCCAGAAACTCAAGGCGTATGGCCTGACCGACAGTTTCGTCAACTTCCGCACCGGGTCCGGCGCGGCATTGGATGCCGAGGTGGCGTCGTCGATCCGGCGCGGCAAACCGGTGTTGTTTTATTACTGGTCGCCTACACCGCTGCTGGGCCGTTTCAAGCTGGTCAAGCTGGAGGAGCCCGCGTTCAACGCCGAGGCCTGGAAAACCCTGGCTGACGCCAACCATCCACACCCCATTGGCACTCGCTCGTTGCCCGCGCACCTGGCCATTGGCGTGTCGGCGCCGTTCAAGGCGCAGTATCCGCAACTGGTGGCGTTCTTTGAAAAAGTCGACTTGCCGATTGATCTGCTCAACACCACCTTGGCGCGGATGAGCGAGAAACGTCAGCCGCCGCGCCAGGTTGCGCTGGCGTTCCTCAAGGAACAGCCGCAAGTCTGGCAGCCGTGGGTGCCGGCGGATGTAGCTGCCAAGGTAAAGGCTGGTCTGTAA
- a CDS encoding glutathione S-transferase family protein: MGHSLKILGRTSSINVRKVLWTCQELGIDYVREDWGIGFKPTQSNEFLALNPNAQIPVLIDDHGVLWESNTICRYLVGLYQRSDLLPVEPAPRARVEQWIDWQAVELNRAWGDAFTALVRNNPDGLDATQIAAAVQLWNDKMGILEQQLARTGAYVAGDEFTLADILIGLSVHRWQATPMQRPPYPAIAAYYQRLSQHAGFKTFALDGHN, encoded by the coding sequence ATGGGACATTCACTGAAAATCTTGGGCCGCACTTCCTCCATCAACGTGCGCAAAGTGTTGTGGACCTGCCAGGAACTGGGCATCGACTATGTGCGCGAGGACTGGGGCATCGGCTTCAAGCCCACGCAGTCCAACGAGTTCCTCGCCCTGAACCCCAACGCCCAAATCCCCGTCTTGATCGACGACCATGGCGTGCTATGGGAATCCAACACCATCTGCCGCTACCTGGTCGGCCTCTATCAACGCAGCGACCTGCTGCCCGTCGAACCCGCACCACGAGCCCGCGTCGAGCAATGGATCGACTGGCAAGCCGTTGAACTCAACCGCGCCTGGGGCGATGCCTTTACCGCGCTGGTGCGCAACAATCCGGACGGCCTGGACGCGACACAGATTGCCGCCGCCGTGCAGCTCTGGAACGACAAGATGGGCATTCTCGAACAACAACTGGCCAGGACCGGCGCGTATGTAGCCGGCGATGAATTCACCCTCGCCGATATCCTCATCGGCCTCTCGGTACACCGCTGGCAGGCAACGCCCATGCAGCGTCCACCCTACCCAGCCATTGCCGCCTACTATCAGCGGCTTAGCCAGCACGCCGGTTTCAAGACCTTTGCCCTCGACGGCCACAACTAA
- the alaC gene encoding alanine transaminase, whose protein sequence is MADQGSPRRFARIDRLPPYVFNITAELKMAARRRGEDIIDLSMGNPDGATPPHIVEKMVTVAQREDTHGYSTSKGIPRLRRAISRWYKDRYEVDIDPESEAIVTIGSKEGLAHLMLATLDQGDTVLVPNPSYPIHIYGAVIAGAQVRSVPLVPGVDFFAELERAIRGSIPKPKMMILGFPSNPTAQCVELDFFERVIALAKQYDVLVVHDLAYADIVYDGWKAPSIMQVPGAKDIAVEFFTLSKSYNMAGWRIGFMVGNPELVNALARIKSYHDYGTFTPLQVAAIAALEGDQQCVKDIAEQYRQRRNVLVKGLHELGWMVENPKASMYVWAKIPEQYAAMGSLEFAKKLLLEAKVCVSPGIGFGEYGDDHVRFALIENQDRIRQAVRGIRGMFRADGLVSKA, encoded by the coding sequence ATGGCCGACCAAGGTTCGCCGCGCCGCTTTGCGCGCATAGATCGACTCCCCCCTTACGTTTTCAATATCACTGCCGAGCTGAAGATGGCTGCGCGTCGGCGCGGCGAAGACATCATCGACTTGAGCATGGGTAACCCCGACGGCGCCACACCACCGCACATCGTGGAAAAAATGGTCACCGTCGCCCAGCGTGAAGACACCCACGGCTACTCCACCTCCAAAGGCATTCCACGCCTGCGCCGGGCGATTTCGCGCTGGTACAAGGATCGTTACGAGGTGGATATCGACCCCGAGTCGGAAGCCATCGTCACCATCGGTTCCAAAGAGGGTCTGGCGCACCTGATGCTGGCCACCCTGGACCAGGGTGACACCGTGCTGGTGCCCAACCCCAGCTACCCGATTCACATCTACGGTGCGGTGATTGCCGGTGCCCAGGTACGTTCAGTGCCGCTGGTGCCGGGCGTGGACTTTTTCGCCGAGCTGGAACGGGCAATTCGCGGCTCGATTCCCAAGCCAAAGATGATGATCCTGGGCTTCCCGTCCAACCCCACCGCGCAGTGCGTGGAGCTGGATTTCTTCGAGCGGGTGATCGCCCTGGCCAAGCAATACGACGTGCTGGTGGTGCACGACCTGGCTTACGCCGATATCGTCTACGACGGCTGGAAAGCCCCCTCGATCATGCAGGTACCCGGCGCCAAGGACATCGCGGTGGAGTTTTTCACCCTGTCCAAGAGCTACAACATGGCCGGCTGGCGCATCGGGTTCATGGTGGGCAACCCCGAACTGGTCAACGCCCTGGCGCGGATCAAGAGCTACCACGACTACGGCACCTTCACACCGCTGCAAGTCGCGGCGATTGCTGCGCTGGAAGGCGATCAGCAGTGCGTCAAGGACATCGCCGAACAATACCGCCAGCGCCGCAATGTGCTGGTCAAGGGCCTGCATGAACTGGGCTGGATGGTGGAGAACCCCAAGGCGTCGATGTACGTCTGGGCGAAAATCCCCGAACAGTATGCCGCCATGGGCTCGCTGGAATTTGCCAAGAAGTTGCTGCTGGAGGCGAAGGTGTGTGTGTCGCCGGGGATCGGTTTTGGTGAGTATGGCGATGATCATGTGCGCTTTGCGCTGATCGAGAACCAGGACCGGATTCGCCAGGCGGTGCGCGGGATTCGCGGGATGTTCAGGGCGGATGGGTTGGTCAGCAAAGCCTGA
- a CDS encoding DUF6124 family protein, which produces MSKVTTSPPTTLFTIVPDTPTETLLINSYETVCSVSTLLLDLSNDLTGKHRDVALAIHQLSELSVLLVGKAMDQHTPRC; this is translated from the coding sequence ATGAGCAAGGTTACAACCAGTCCGCCAACGACCCTTTTTACCATCGTCCCCGATACCCCGACCGAAACCCTGCTGATCAACAGCTACGAAACCGTCTGCTCCGTCAGCACCTTGTTGCTTGACCTGTCCAATGACCTCACCGGCAAACACCGTGATGTGGCCCTTGCCATTCATCAACTGAGCGAGCTGAGCGTATTGCTGGTAGGCAAAGCCATGGACCAGCACACCCCGCGCTGCTGA